Proteins encoded together in one Prunus dulcis chromosome 3, ALMONDv2, whole genome shotgun sequence window:
- the LOC117620935 gene encoding phosphatidylinositol 4-kinase beta 1-like isoform X2, with amino-acid sequence MDGPILKFRLGFSKAQGDSPREITSRSNLSSDTGENGWLIRFFDSAFFCEWIAVSYLYKHEHSGVRDYLCNRMYTLPLSGIESYLFQICYMSVHKPSPSLDKFVIDMCSKSLKIALKVHWFLLAELEDSDDNEGISRIQEKCQIAATLMGEWPPLIRPQSESASPGSKNQVLNKILSSKQKLLSLTSSPPAQRSFSFSPSSGNNLQEDGGLFSPDENKIFKKFIPGPKVRDALLFRKSVEKDEDDSEKEGFFKRLLRDSRGDDEMGSKIRDSLLFRKSSEKDDDDAEKDGFFKRLLRDSRGDDEELTSSSEGFFKRLFRDSKSDSDDKSISKSVEDEEKDGFFRKFFKDKFEDKKDRIDKNIDEDASYSEERCSRSAEADEKEGFFRKLFRDKFDDKKDGNDKTEEGNGEEEEPSDFSLFRRLFRVHPEDAKSTAATENSNNGGLLESSPGTENFFRKLFRDRDRSVEDSELFGSKKHKEKRPGSPKQQNEKSSAKPPLPNNTASQYRKGAYHESLDFVQSLCETSYGLVDIFPIEDRKSALRESLAEINLHIDEAQNNGGVCFPMGKGMYRVVYIPEDEAVLLNSREKAPYLICVEVLKSEIPGNPKDISGSQKLSRGGIPLANGDALLTRPPPWAYPLWTVQEVYRNSNDRMSSSTAQAIDQAMSHTSETKVKFVTVKISVEKKLHGQTVKAENISGSCQRGEAVIASKVAQGSDLEWVRVVLTADPGVRMEDIEDQGPPRRKEHRRVPSTVAIEEVKAAAAKGEAPPGLPLKGAGQDSSDARPMANGSTPEASNALSGELWEVKKERIRKASVHGRLPGWDLRSVIVKSGDDCRQEHLAVQLISHFYVVEPTHQN; translated from the exons ATGGATGGCCCCATTTTAAAGTTCCGCCTTGGATTCTCCAAAGCTCAGGGAGATTCGCCTCGAGAGATCACTTCCCGCAGCAACCTGTCGAGTGACACCGGTGAGAATGGGTGGCTCATTCGGTTCTTTGACTCAGCATTTTTCTGCGAGTGGATCGCTGTTAGCTACCTATACAAGCATGAGCACTCGGGGGTACGTGATTACCTTTGTAATCGAATGTACACTCTTCCCTTATCGGGTATCGAGAGCTACTTGTTTCAAATATGTTATATGTCAGTGCACAAGCCTAGCCCGTCTTTGGATAAGTTTGTGATTGATATGTGCTCTAAGTCGCTTAAGATAGCCCTGAAGGTGCATTGGTTTTTATTGGCGGAGCTTGAAGACTCTGATGATAATGAAGGAATTAGTAGGATTCAAGAGAAGTGTCAGATTGCGGCCACTTTGATGGGTGAGTGGCCGCCTTTGATACGTCCTCAAAGTGAGTCGGCCAGCCCTGGGAGCAAGAACCAGgtattgaataaaatattgtcATCAAAACAGAAGTTGTTGTCACTAACGTCTTCCCCACCTGCTCAGAggtctttttctttctcgCCTTCATCAGGGAACAATCTGCAAGAGGATGGTGGTCTGTTCTCTCCTGATgagaacaaaatatttaaaaaattcataccAGGGCCAAAGGTTCGAGATGCATTGCTCTTTAGGAAGTCGGTGGAGAAAGATGAGGATGACTCCGAAAAAGAAGGGTTCTTTAAGAGGCTTTTAAGGGACAGTAGAGGTGATGATGAGATGGGTTCTAAGATTAGAGATTCTTTGCTTTTCAGGAAGTCGTCAGAgaaggatgatgatgatgcagAAAAGGATGGGTTCTTTAAGAGGCTATTAAGGGATAGTAGAGGTGATGATGAGGAATTAACATCGAGCTCAGAGGGATTTTTTAAGAGATTGTTTCGTGATAGTAAGAGTGATTCTGACGATAAATCAATTTCTAAATCAgtggaagatgaagaaaaagatggGTTCTTTCGGAAGTTTTTCAAAGATAAATTTGAGGACAAAAAAGATCGAATTGATAAGAATATAGATGAGGATGCATCGTACTCTGAAGAAAGATGTTCAAGATCAGCTGAAGCTGATGAAAAAGAGGGTTTCTTCCGAAAACTCTTCAGGGATAAGTTTGACGACAAGAAAGATGGGAATGATAAAACTGAGGAAGGGAatggagaggaagaagagcCTTCTGACTTTTCATTGTTCCGAAGATTGTTCCGTGTGCACCCTGAAGATGCGAAAAGTACTGCTGCCACTGAAAACAGCAATAATGGTGGCTTGTTAGAAAGTAGTCCAGGGACTGAGAATTTTTTCCGCAAATTGTTTAGAGATCGTGACCGTTCAGTTGAAGACTCGGAGCTATTTGGttcaaaaaaacacaaagag AAACGCCCTGGTTCTCCAAagcaacaaaatgaaaagtcaagtGCAAAACCCCCACTTCCAAATAATACAGCATCCCAATACCGTAAAGGGGCTTATCATGAGTCGTTGGACTTTGTGCAGTCACTATGTGAGACGTCGTATGGTTTAGTGGATATATTTCCAATTGAAGATCGCAAGAGTGCTCTTCGTGAG TCACTTGCGGAGATCAATTTGCACATTGATGAGGCTCAAAATAATGGAG GAGTTTGCTTTCCAATGGGGAAGGGGATGTATCGCGTGGTTTATATTCCGGAAGATGAAGCTGTTCTTTTGAATTCTAGGGAAAAGGCACCTTATCTAATCTGTGTTGAAGTCTTGAAAAGTGAAATTCCAGG CAATCCAAAGGACATATCTGGTTCTCAAAAGCTTTCTCGAGGAGGAATTCCTTTAGCAAATGGGGATGCACTTCTGACAAGACCACCTCCCTGGGCGTATCCATTGTGGACTGTCCAGGAGGTCTATCGTAATAGTAATGATAGGATGTCGAGCTCTACTGCTCAAGCAATTGACCAGGCAATGTCACATACGTCAGAGACAAAAGTGAAATTTGTTACTGTTAAAATATCTgtggagaagaaattgcatGGCCAGACAGTGAAAGCAGAGAATATATCAGGGAGTTGTCAACGTGGAGAGGCTGTAATTGCATCAAAAGTAGCGCAAGGGAGTGATTTGGAGTGGGTAAGGGTAGTGCTTACTGCAGATCCTGGTGTTAGAATGGAGGACATTGAGGATCAAGGACCCCCTCGACGGAAGGAACATCGTCGTGTTCCAAGTACAGTGGCTATAGAGGAAGTAAAG GCTGCTGCAGCGAAAGGAGAAGCTCCTCCTGGACTCCCTCTGAAAGGGGCTGGTCAGGATTCGTCAGATGCACGGCCAATG GCTAATGGCAGTACTCCCGAGGCCAGCAACGCCTTGTCTGGCGAACTTTGGGAGGTAAAGAAGGAGAGGATACGCAAAGCTTCAGTTCATGGAAGACTACCTGGTTGGGACTTGCGCTCT GTTATTGTGAAGAGTGGTGATGATTGTAGGCAGGAGCATCTTGCTGTGCAACTTATTTCTCACTTTTATG